Proteins co-encoded in one endosymbiont 'TC1' of Trimyema compressum genomic window:
- the map gene encoding type I methionyl aminopeptidase, producing the protein MIIIKNKDSISKMKEAGTLVALVHQKLKEIITPGISLLELDREAEKIIREHGAIPSFKGYEGFPNTICASMDEVVVHGIPSSRRLKEGEIISIDVGALKDGYHGDAAFTAAVGVISPEKEKLISVTEDSFFKGLQMAKVGNRLGDISHAIQKTVESAGFSIVREFVGHGIGEDLHEDPAVPNYGPPGRGPRLEAGMALAIEPMVNMGGSNIEILEDGWTVVTKDKQPSAHYEHTVIITESEPIILTRL; encoded by the coding sequence TTGATTATTATTAAAAATAAAGATAGTATTTCAAAAATGAAAGAAGCAGGCACCTTAGTCGCATTAGTACACCAAAAACTAAAGGAAATAATTACGCCTGGCATCTCCCTTTTAGAGTTGGATAGAGAAGCTGAAAAAATAATCAGAGAACATGGAGCTATCCCTAGCTTCAAAGGTTATGAAGGGTTTCCCAACACTATTTGCGCCTCGATGGATGAAGTTGTCGTCCATGGCATTCCAAGTAGTAGGCGCTTAAAAGAAGGAGAGATTATCAGTATAGACGTTGGTGCATTGAAAGATGGGTACCATGGAGATGCTGCTTTTACTGCGGCAGTGGGAGTCATTTCACCTGAAAAAGAAAAGCTGATTTCTGTTACAGAAGATAGTTTTTTTAAAGGACTCCAAATGGCAAAAGTAGGCAATCGTTTAGGGGACATTTCTCATGCAATACAGAAAACAGTTGAATCAGCTGGCTTTAGTATTGTTAGAGAATTTGTAGGTCATGGAATCGGTGAAGATTTACATGAAGATCCTGCTGTACCTAATTATGGCCCCCCTGGTAGAGGCCCTCGTCTTGAGGCTGGCATGGCTCTTGCCATAGAACCTATGGTAAATATGGGCGGCTCCAATATCGAGATTTTAGAAGATGGATGGACAGTCGTAACTAAAGATAAACAGCCTTCAGCCCACTATGAGCATACTGTGATTATCACAGAGAGTGAGCCTATCATACTCACTCGGTTGTAG
- the infA gene encoding translation initiation factor IF-1, which translates to MSKEDVIEVEGKVIDSLPNAMFKVELDNGHQILAHISGKIRVNFIKILPGDRVKVELSPYDLSKGRITYRFK; encoded by the coding sequence GTGTCCAAAGAAGATGTAATTGAAGTGGAAGGTAAAGTAATTGATTCTTTACCTAATGCTATGTTTAAAGTTGAATTAGATAATGGTCACCAAATTTTGGCCCATATCTCAGGAAAAATCAGAGTAAACTTTATTAAGATACTACCTGGAGATAGAGTCAAAGTTGAATTATCTCCTTACGACCTTAGTAAAGGTCGTATCACTTATAGATTTAAATAA
- the rpmJ gene encoding 50S ribosomal protein L36, with the protein MKVRTSVKPICEKCKVIKRKGKVMVICENPKHKQVQG; encoded by the coding sequence ATGAAAGTTAGAACATCTGTTAAGCCCATTTGTGAAAAGTGTAAAGTGATAAAACGTAAAGGCAAAGTAATGGTTATTTGCGAAAATCCAAAACATAAACAAGTACAAGGGTAA
- a CDS encoding adenylate kinase: protein MMGPPGSGKGTQGKIVAEALKIPHISTGDIFRQAMSEATPQSEELKALINKGQLVPDSLTNAMVFKRIERSDCIGGYILDGYPRTLSQAEVLDAYLAEKHQNLDYVVMLDVPEETTVDRILNRRFCKSCGGSFNITTNPPKIENICDYCGESLSARDDDNEETVLDRIKVYEKETKPLIEFYESKGIVCSIAGDNSVKEATKEIGKCLGRDI, encoded by the coding sequence ATGATGGGTCCTCCAGGCTCTGGTAAAGGAACACAAGGAAAAATAGTTGCAGAGGCTTTGAAAATACCTCACATTTCAACTGGAGATATTTTCAGACAAGCAATGAGTGAAGCAACACCGCAAAGCGAGGAACTAAAGGCCCTTATTAATAAGGGCCAACTGGTCCCAGATAGTTTGACTAACGCTATGGTTTTTAAACGGATAGAACGCAGTGACTGTATAGGTGGCTATATTTTAGATGGTTATCCTAGAACACTCTCTCAAGCTGAGGTGCTTGATGCCTACTTAGCTGAGAAACATCAGAATCTTGATTATGTTGTTATGTTAGATGTCCCTGAAGAAACTACTGTAGACAGAATTCTCAATCGCAGATTTTGTAAATCTTGTGGTGGTTCCTTTAATATTACTACCAATCCTCCAAAGATAGAAAATATTTGTGATTATTGTGGTGAATCATTGTCAGCACGAGATGATGATAATGAAGAAACTGTATTAGATCGAATTAAAGTATATGAAAAAGAAACAAAACCGTTAATTGAATTTTATGAGAGCAAAGGAATTGTGTGTTCTATTGCAGGCGATAATTCAGTTAAGGAAGCGACAAAAGAGATTGGCAAATGCTTAGGAAGGGACATTTAG